The following are encoded together in the Streptomyces asoensis genome:
- a CDS encoding Rossmann-like and DUF2520 domain-containing protein has product MSTAQQPDPRDRPARLAVGVVGAGRVGPVLAASLQLAGHRPVAVSGVSDASRRRAALMLPDVPLVPPAEVLQRADLVLLTVPDDTLPGLVEGLAETGAVRPGQLLVHTSGRYGAKVLDPALRAGALPLALHPAMTFTGSAVDVQRLAGCSFGVTAPDELRLAAEALVIEMGGEPEWIAEENRPLYHTALALGANHLVTLVAQSMELLRAAGVEAPDRMLGPLLGAALDNALRSGDGALTGPVARGDAGTVAAHVAELRAHAPQTVAGYLAMARATADRALARGLLKPELAEDLLGVLADGAPGTPGTPGPQGTEGDAG; this is encoded by the coding sequence GTGAGTACAGCCCAACAGCCAGACCCCAGGGACCGCCCCGCGCGGCTCGCCGTCGGCGTCGTCGGCGCCGGGCGGGTGGGACCCGTGCTGGCCGCGTCCCTCCAGCTCGCCGGGCACCGTCCGGTCGCCGTCTCCGGCGTCTCCGACGCCTCCAGGCGACGCGCCGCGCTGATGCTGCCCGACGTGCCCCTCGTCCCGCCCGCCGAGGTCCTGCAACGCGCCGACCTGGTGCTGCTGACCGTCCCCGACGACACCCTGCCCGGGCTCGTGGAAGGCCTCGCCGAGACCGGCGCCGTACGGCCCGGCCAGCTGCTCGTGCACACGTCCGGGCGCTACGGCGCGAAGGTCCTCGACCCGGCCCTGCGCGCGGGCGCCCTGCCCCTGGCCCTGCACCCGGCGATGACCTTCACCGGCAGCGCCGTCGACGTCCAGCGCCTGGCGGGCTGCTCCTTCGGCGTCACCGCTCCCGACGAGCTGCGGCTGGCGGCGGAAGCCCTCGTCATCGAGATGGGCGGCGAACCCGAGTGGATCGCCGAGGAGAACCGGCCGCTCTACCACACCGCCCTCGCCCTGGGCGCGAACCACCTGGTCACGCTGGTCGCCCAGTCCATGGAGCTGCTGCGCGCGGCCGGCGTCGAGGCCCCCGACCGGATGCTCGGCCCCCTGCTCGGCGCCGCCCTCGACAACGCGCTGCGCTCGGGCGACGGCGCGCTCACCGGCCCCGTCGCACGCGGCGACGCGGGCACGGTCGCCGCGCACGTGGCCGAGCTGCGCGCGCACGCCCCGCAGACCGTGGCCGGCTATCTGGCGATGGCCCGCGCGACCGCCGACCGCGCGCTCGCCCGCGGACTGCTCAAGCCCGAACTCGCCGAGGACCTCCTCGGAGTACTCGCCGACGGAGCCCCCGGCACGCCCGGAACTCCCGGCCCGCAGGGCACCGAAGGAGATGCCGGATGA